TCTCCCACATGGAACAAGCAGTGTATCTGTTTTTCAGTAACGACAGTGTTGTTCAGCACTGCGTACCGCGGTCAGATACTGGAGCAGCCATTAGCGCTTTGCACTGCACAGATGTGGAGCTGAGTGGCAATACAGTGCCCTCAGACTCCTATGGAGGCATCTTCGCCGACTCATGTCCGAGGCTACTCGTCTCCCAGAACACTGTCCGTTGTAATTCGACGCAAGGAATCAGCCTGAGTACCTGTGAGAACTCCACGGTGATCTACAACAGCGTCTTTGACGGAGACTCGACTGGCATCTACCTGGTCTCCAGTCCCAGAGCTGAGGTCAGCCACAACACCGTTGCAAACGTCAATGACGATGGTATATTCCTCGAGTCTTGCTTCCTGTCTGTGGTGTCATTCAATACTCTGACTGAATTTGCAAGTGAGGCCATCTATGCCACGAACTCCGGCAATCTCACTATATCCTCAAACACAATCGAGGGTGCAGACAGCGACGCAGTCCACATCGATGGCTGCGACAACTCATCGATATCTGACAACGTTGTTACAGGAGATGGCGGCTTCTATGTCGAATCCTGTGACTCGGTTCGCATTAGCAACAACCTCCTCACAGAGGTCAGCGACTATGCCATAAACACAGAGCTCAGCGCAGATGCGCTGGTGGAGTTCAATACAATCACCGACTGCCTGAACGGAATTCGTCTGCATCAGTGTGATTCATGCGACATCAGAAACAACGATGTGTCGTCTGCGCAGACTGGTGTGTACGTTGGCGGATGCACAGGCGCCACACTATTCCATAACACCGTTGATGATTGCGTTGAGGGGATTCTGTTGAAGATGAGCCCGAACGCGAGTCTGGAAGGCAATGCTGTCACAGACTGCGGCTATGGGATTGAGGTTGATGAATGCACTGGGATGGTCCTGCTTAGCAACAGCATGACCAGCTGTGGTTTCTGGTGGGTTGAGGGTTATGCCATTGAGTACTACAATCACACACTGAGCGGCAACACCGTCAATTCGAAGCCAGTGTACTACGGACTGAGTCAGACTGGTGGCGATGTCGACGGCAACTCGTACGGCCAAGTGATTCTCGTCGACTGTAATGGTACACGCGTGTCCGGCGGGACATTCACTGCGGCCGGTCCGTTTATGATCTACTTCAGCGTGCTAATCAATGCCAGTCATGTCACGACGGCATCCAGTCACTACTGCGGAGTCGTCGCCTACCTGTCTCAAAACCTCACGCTGAGCGATGTGCACCTAGACGGTGAGCATGTCCCGGACAATTGTGGCATCCTTCTACTGGGGTCTCCGTATTTCCACATCTCGAACTCAGAGATCTTGAGATACAACTCAGGGCTCAGGCTTATCAGTTCTGGTTATGGGACCGTGTCCCAAACCACTTTCTCGCAGAATCATTTCTCGGTAGTTGAGGTCACACCGGGCCACAATGTTTCAGTGCTGTTCTGCGAATTCTACCATGCCGTCGATACTCACATTGTAGCCAACGCGAATGGTGACTACTGGAATGTGACTGGATGTGTGTTCCACAACGCAACGGCAGCAATCACGTGGTATGGCAATCGGCCCTATTTCTCCTCGAACACATTCACCCACTGTGGATATGGGGTGTATGTGACGGGCAGTGCATCCGATAACGGCATGATTACTCGCAGTCAGTTCGAGAGTTGTGACACTGCGATATACATCTTGTCTGGAGACTACTGGACAATCACAAACAACACGATCATGTGGAGCAACAGTTACGGCGTGTGGCTTTCAGGGTCAACCGGTACAGTCGTCTACTATAACACAATTGCCCTGAGTGCGTCTGACAACGGCTACGACTCTGGCACCAAGTATTGGGACGATGGTATGTCGCAGGGCAACGTCTGGGATGACTATACTCCTCCGCCTCCGTACATTGTGAGTGGTAGTGGGGCATCGCAGGACAGGTATCCCAGTCAGTTCGTGGTCACCCTACCCATCATCAACCACCCTCTGGACAGGTCCTACGCTGAGTTCTCAGAAGGCCACTCTATTGGATGGAGAGCGTTCGACGACTACCTGAAGGACTGGTGGGTCACTATCGATGGTCTGCCGTGGGCCAATGGCATCTGGACCTTTGACCCCGCTCACTACATCACCGTCAATGTGGACGGTCTTCCGTACGGCATGCACACTGCCACTATCACCGTACGTGACATCAACCTCAACACGGTCTCTGATACAGTCATCATCCATGTCTACGATGATACTCCTCCGACCATAGATGGTCCTCCCGATACGGAGGCCTTCGAGACCGGCACGGGTCAGACCCTGATGTTCGAAGTGTACGATCAGAACCCACAGAACTACGTCGCCACCCTCGATGGCAACAGCTTTGCCAGCGGTACGTGGAGCAGTCCCCTACTGAGCATGAACATAGACTCCATACCTCTGGGTGTGCACGAGGTCCTGCTGACCATCTACGACGTCGATGGCAACT
This genomic interval from Candidatus Thorarchaeota archaeon contains the following:
- a CDS encoding right-handed parallel beta-helix repeat-containing protein → MKSLRGLLLVFMLLSVSVPVVGSLGVLFPVTSEPHEAMHVIVSEEPGTRLDPDEHTPHVPIFINGTADFVSQGWPGAGTEMSPYRIRGLNITTVADVVNIRIINTDAYFLIEDCFVRQVFSSHAVSFVNASHGLIEYATIEAADLAVSFYNASNARISRSVITSTSDYCLQVQYSNDFLMQHSVLNSKYRLIGFYQNVGAQLINNTLHGHPDWNGIYMQYCNYTLLSNLVLYDTFRPVYAYYCPHTDVLDLVTDADGGLFFAYCNDVAIRDSTIISHMEQAVYLFFSNDSVVQHCVPRSDTGAAISALHCTDVELSGNTVPSDSYGGIFADSCPRLLVSQNTVRCNSTQGISLSTCENSTVIYNSVFDGDSTGIYLVSSPRAEVSHNTVANVNDDGIFLESCFLSVVSFNTLTEFASEAIYATNSGNLTISSNTIEGADSDAVHIDGCDNSSISDNVVTGDGGFYVESCDSVRISNNLLTEVSDYAINTELSADALVEFNTITDCLNGIRLHQCDSCDIRNNDVSSAQTGVYVGGCTGATLFHNTVDDCVEGILLKMSPNASLEGNAVTDCGYGIEVDECTGMVLLSNSMTSCGFWWVEGYAIEYYNHTLSGNTVNSKPVYYGLSQTGGDVDGNSYGQVILVDCNGTRVSGGTFTAAGPFMIYFSVLINASHVTTASSHYCGVVAYLSQNLTLSDVHLDGEHVPDNCGILLLGSPYFHISNSEILRYNSGLRLISSGYGTVSQTTFSQNHFSVVEVTPGHNVSVLFCEFYHAVDTHIVANANGDYWNVTGCVFHNATAAITWYGNRPYFSSNTFTHCGYGVYVTGSASDNGMITRSQFESCDTAIYILSGDYWTITNNTIMWSNSYGVWLSGSTGTVVYYNTIALSASDNGYDSGTKYWDDGMSQGNVWDDYTPPPPYIVSGSGASQDRYPSQFVVTLPIINHPLDRSYAEFSEGHSIGWRAFDDYLKDWWVTIDGLPWANGIWTFDPAHYITVNVDGLPYGMHTATITVRDINLNTVSDTVIIHVYDDTPPTIDGPPDTEAFETGTGQTLMFEVYDQNPQNYVATLDGNSFASGTWSSPLLSMNIDSIPLGVHEVLLTIYDVDGNSAFDAVQVLVLSDTTPPTIDNPNNMTIIFGTVGNFVVWTPADAHPSFFEVRTGSMVVESGSWGGGKVLLALDDIPVGNHNFTLTVWDKAGNSASDNVLVTVLPPGYQPPPPFDLGLLLIVAGITAGVVVVVAVVYKLKKK